Part of the Virgibacillus necropolis genome, ATGCCCGAATACCAAGAAGAATTTCAAATAAGATATAAGTCATTGGGAAAGCGGAACCTCTCTAATTATAATGAAGAGGACCTTATACCTTTTGCGACTGAATCTTCTCTAGAGGATAATGATCAAAACCCCCAAAACCAGATTATCGGACGACGTCAGCGTAATAGGAGCCTTTAATTATAAATGTATGATCAATTAACCCTAATAAACGAATAGATTAAGAGCGTGTTTTGAAAAAGTAGTGATTAAAGCACGCTCTTCATCTATTCAATTTAATTCACTCTTTTCTGAAAAAGTGTGATATTTTTGTGCTCCCTTCTAAAACTATCAATTATAAGCATGATGTAGAATATACTGGGAGCATTTCATGAAAATTTGTGTTTGTTGACCTCTTGCTCAGATACAAGCAAATTGGTTGAATTAAAAATCAGGATAAGATATGCTTCACTATAAAATGTTTAGCCCATAAATGATTTAGTACTAATATGATGCATCTGATTAAAATGGTGACATCGGGTGTGGTAAAAGTAGAAATAATATAAACGTTGACTATGAAAACGTGAAAAGAGGTAGTAATAATGAAACTAGTCGGGATATCGGGAGCACTGGCTGGTGACAAGACATCTCTAGCAGTAAACGACGTTTTGGTCGCAGCTAAACTTCTTGACTCAACCATACAGACAGAGTTAATTGACTTAAGGGAATATGAGATTGAATTTTCTGTTGGTGCTCCGTTAGCAGAGTATAACGATGATACTTGGGATGTTGTTAATAAAATTTTGTCTGCCGATTTCCTGGTATTTGGTACACCAATTTATCAAGCATCCATTTCAGGAGCATTAAAAAATCTATTAGACCTTTTCCCTGAAAATGCCTTTAAATATAAAGTAACAGGCATTGTAGTAACAGGATGGTCTAACAAACATTTTCTAGTACCAGAATACCAATTAAAACCAGTCCTTTCTTATTTTAAAGGGTTAGTTCCTACCGGTAATGTCTTTATCCATAATGATTCCTTTAACGAAGAAAGTGACGAAATAATAAATCGTAATATTTCCGAGAGAATTCAAAAACTTGCCGAAGAAATGATTTATCTCCAACGAGGGATTAACAATAGATAATAAATACTAATTTTTATTGCGCAAAGTAAGAAAAGCGTAAGCGCCCGTTTAGCAACGTACAAACTGTGCCCACGCAACGTGGGTAGTTCGATGTTGCTCATGCTTTGTGGCGGTTTTAATCGAACTTCCTCCCTTCTTTTGAGATAAAGGAAACATGCCCCTGCAACAGGGGTATGCCGATGCCTAAGCGACAGCCCGGTTTTAGTCGGCCTTCCTTTTAGTACGAACCGATGTTGACTTATCGTAGTGGAGGGGTGTGAAGTTTGGGACTGCGCTAAATGCTCGCCCCACCAAGACCACTGCTAGTTGCTGGGCGCTGAAGCTGGACATGGCCGTTGATATAAGTAAGCTTAATAGAGCAAAATTCTATACTTTCTTTACTTAGGGAAAAAGCCATTTTGACTCAACTTTCGGATAGTTATATAACCTTTATTAACAGGGTCTTCCTTATATTCGGTCTTAGATCCATACAAGGATGGCCTCCCTCAATTCTGTCACTGTCAAAAACCTAGTCATTTATTTAACTGTCCGCTTTATTTCCCATTGAAATAGATAACCTGTTCCACGTATTTATCTGATTTATGATCATAACTAGATCTATATATCCTTTTTCATCATAATGTTCTCTCACTCTATTATACAACTCATCATTAACTCCTTTTTCTGAAATTAATGTCATATTTTCTGCTAGTTGTAACGCTGCTTTTTCTTTTTCACTGTATATGTTCGTTGCCTCCCAAGCGTTTAAAAGGTTAATCTGTTCATCCGTTACCTTTAACTTTTTCGCTTCTTTGGTGTGCATATTGGTGCAATAAGAACAGCCATTGATTTGAGATACTCTTATTTTTATCAGTTCCCTCAACTTTCTATCAATAGCCGTTTTCTTTACATACTTCTCTAGTTCCATAATTTTCTCTAATGCTTCTGGTGCAGCCTTAAAATAATTTATTCTATTTTTCATGTCCATAAATCCTGCCGCTTTTACAATACCTTTACTAATAAACTTAGCCACTTCTGTCACTCCCTCCATACTTATCTAATTATTCTACACGACGGATAAATATTCGTATTACTCTAAGGGAAAACGCAATAACTCGTATCCTTAAGGCGCAACACATGTTGTACTTCTAATTGTATCGTATGCTATAATCTATCCAAATATCAATGGATACTTATAGGTACTAAAATCCCTTTTGTATGTCGTACTTGAGTTCTGGCAAGGGGACGGAAATGAACACACAAACAATAGCAACATCTGAATACTCCGCACAGATAGCTTATTACTCTTCTCAGCCTTATTTTGACCTTCATTGCCTTGATGAAGTGCTTTTCTTTTACCTCTCAAACTTGTTTCGATCTTCATTGTCTTGATGAAGC contains:
- a CDS encoding NADPH-dependent FMN reductase, whose amino-acid sequence is MKLVGISGALAGDKTSLAVNDVLVAAKLLDSTIQTELIDLREYEIEFSVGAPLAEYNDDTWDVVNKILSADFLVFGTPIYQASISGALKNLLDLFPENAFKYKVTGIVVTGWSNKHFLVPEYQLKPVLSYFKGLVPTGNVFIHNDSFNEESDEIINRNISERIQKLAEEMIYLQRGINNR
- a CDS encoding carboxymuconolactone decarboxylase family protein codes for the protein MKNRINYFKAAPEALEKIMELEKYVKKTAIDRKLRELIKIRVSQINGCSYCTNMHTKEAKKLKVTDEQINLLNAWEATNIYSEKEKAALQLAENMTLISEKGVNDELYNRVREHYDEKGYIDLVMIINQINTWNRLSISMGNKADS